TGGAGCGGCGGCGGCCGGATCCGATGCTGCCGCTCGACATCTTCGCCTCCCGCCAGTTCACGGCCGTCAACCTGGTCACGCTGTGCGTGTACGCGGCCTTCGGCGGCTTCTTCTTCCTCTGCGCGCTCCAGCTCCAGGTGGTGGCCGGTTGGTCCGCCCTCGGCGCGGGCACGGCGCTGCTGCCGACGACCGTGCTGATGCTGCTGTTCTCCGCCCGCTCCGGGGGGTTGGCGGACCGCATCGGGCCGCGCATCCCGCTCACCGTCGGACCGCTGCTGTGCGCCGCCGGGATGCTGCTGATGCTGCGGGTGGGGCCGGACGCGTCCTACGTCGCCGACGTGCTGCCCGCCGTCCTGGTCCTCGGCGTCGGGATGGTCGCGCTGGTCGCCCCGCTGACCGCGACCGTCCTGGCCTCCGTGGACGTCTCCCGGGCCGGTCTGGCCAGCGGCGTCAACAACGCGGCGGCGCGGGCGGCGGGGCTGGTCGCGGTGGCCGCGCTGCCGCTGCTGACCGGGATGGGCCCGGAGTCCTACCGCTCGGCGGACGCCTTCGACGACGCCTTCCGACGGGCGATGCCGCTGTGCGCGGGAGTCCTGGCGGTGGGCGCGGCGATCGCCTTCACGACGGTACGACGTCCGGCCCCGGGCTGCCGTCGGCCGGAGTGCCGGACCCACGGGAGCGTGCTGGCGCCGCCGCTGGAGGGGGAGCGGACGCGGAAGCGTCTCACCTAGGGGACCTAGGGAACCCAGGGAACCCAGGGAACCCAGGGAACCCAGGGGTGGTGGACGGCGGTGGACGGCGGTGGATTTCGCCGACCCTGACGGGTGTGCCGGGCTCGGTGGGGCGTCGTCGTGCGCGCAGGGGAACGGGTGGAGGAGACTTGACCCATGTCCCTTCACGAAAACCTCCTCGGGGGTCCGCCCCCGACCCACCTCCCCGACGACCCGGAGCCGCGCACGCTCCTCGCGAACGGCACGGCCCCCGCCGACGTCGCCGCCAAGTACCCGACGTCCTCGCTGGCCTGGGCCCAGCTCGCCGACGACGCGTTCGAGCGGGGCAGCGTCGTGGAGTCGTACGCCTACGCCCGTACGGGGTACCACCGCGGCCTGGACAGTCTGCGTCGGGGCGGCTGGAAGGGCCACGGCCCGGTGCCCTGGGAGCACGAGCCGAACCGCGGCTTCCTGCGCGCCCTGCACGCCCTCGCCCGCGCCGCGCAGTCCATCGGCGAGCAGGACGAGTACGAGCGCTGCTCGCAGTTCCTGAAGGACTCCTCGCCGACGGCGGCCCAGACGCTGGGCTAGGTCCCGTCCCGGTACGCGGACTGATACGCGGCGCGTTTGCGCAGGTCCGCCTGGTGTGACCAGGCGGACCTTGCCATTTCGGTGGACCATCGAAGAGGATGCCCGGCGGGGACCGGGGCCACCGTGTCGAGAACGGCAGGGGCGGACCGCTACCCGGAGCACGTATCAGGAGACAGCGATGTCCCACCAGGCTCAGCCTTCTCAGGAAACCGCAGAGGCTTCGGAGCCCGAGACCCCGCATCTCGACTTCGCAGGAACCACCCCCTACGAGGACTACGTCAAGGCCGACGTCCTCACCCACCT
This window of the Streptomyces sp. NBC_01275 genome carries:
- a CDS encoding DUF3151 domain-containing protein translates to MSLHENLLGGPPPTHLPDDPEPRTLLANGTAPADVAAKYPTSSLAWAQLADDAFERGSVVESYAYARTGYHRGLDSLRRGGWKGHGPVPWEHEPNRGFLRALHALARAAQSIGEQDEYERCSQFLKDSSPTAAQTLG